Sequence from the Nocardiopsis sp. YSL2 genome:
TCGGGCATGAAGCGGACCATCGAGGCCTCGATGTCCCCGGAGCCGGCGGCCTCGGCGGTCTCGGCGACCTCGGCCGCGTGCGCCTCGTAGTCGGCGAGGATCTCCTCGCCCTTGTCCTCCAGGCACAGCGCGTCGGCGTACAGCGACACGTTCTCCTTCCAGGACACGCCGATGGTCTCGGCGAACACGGTCGGAGCGATCTGGGAGAGCTGGTCGTACAGGGCCTCGTGCCGCAGCTTGGACCCGAGGATGACATCGGGCTGCAGGGCCGCGACGGCTTCGAGGTCGGGTTCGATCTCGGTACCGACGACGGTGGCCTCCTCGACCTCGTCGGGGAGGTACTCGTACCAGTCGTCGGTCCACGGCTGCACCACGCCCACCGGGGTCACACCCAGGGCGAGGACGGAGTCGGTCGCGCCCTGGCCGAGCGTGACGACCTTCTGCGGGGCGCACTCGATGTCGACGGTGTCCATCGTGTGCTCGACGGTCACGGTCGTCGAGGCGGCTTCGGTCTCGGCGGCGCCACCGCCGCCGCCGCACGCGGTGAGGGTCAGGGCAAGGCCGGCGGCCAACGCGACCAGGACTGGGGGATGGGAGGGATGCACTCGTTCTCCAAAGACGTCGAACTGGGACCAGGGGGCAGAAGGTTAGCCTAACCTTTGCTCTCCCTTGTCACATCCTTCCCACTCTGTAAGTTAGTTCACTTTTCAGTCATCTTGCCTCATCAGCCCCACCAGCCCCACCAGCCCCAACGAAGTTGAGTGCGCGAGGTGCACCGGACCACCGAGGCCGTCCGGGCGCGGCTCCTCACACGTGGCCGTGGCGTCCCGACCGGAGAGCGGGCGGATCGGGTGGGGCCACCGGGCAGGACCGGCCGTCCGCGGACTGAGCGCGGGTGCGACCTCGCCGCCTTCGCCAGCTCGTCCGCGCTCCGGGGCCCGGTCGGCCGGGAGCGTCTCCACCGGCGCACGGAGCGTCCCCACGAGGTCTGGTCCAGGGTTCCGCGGCTACGGGTACCGGCGGCGGGGGTGACGGAGACATCATGGAGACCTAGGGGTTGGTGGTGAACGAGATGCCGAGCACACACCCTGGGCCGGTTCCCGGCCCACCAGTGCCGTCCGGGGCTGCGGAACCCGTCGGCGCGACGAACGACGCGGCGGCGGTGATCGCCGGGTCCGGCACGGTCCTCGGCTGGACCACCGGTGCGGAGAACCTCCTCGGATACCCGCCCACCGCGGTGCTCGGCCGGTCCGCGGCCCCGCTGCTCGCGGAACCCGGGGACCCGGCGCGCACGGCGCGGATCGCCGAGCGGTGCCGATCGGGTGCCGGCTGGCACGGCCTGATCGCGCTCCGGCACCGGGACGGCCGTCGGATCGAGGTGGAGGTACGGGCCTCCGCCGCCTTCCTCCTGGAGGGTCGGGAGTGCTTCCTGGTCACGGGGCGGGAGCACAAGCCGGGGTGGACGGTGGGGCGGTCCGTGCTGGACGGATTCCTGACCCGCTCCCCGATCGGCATGGCCGTGCTCGACACGGACCTGCGCTACGTCTGGCTGAACGACACCTTGGAGCGGTTCGGCGGCGTGCCGCGGGAACAGCGCCTGGGCCTGCGGCTGAGCGATGTCCTCCCCGGGCTCAAAGCGGATCCGATCGAGGCCGTCATGCGGCGCGTCCTGGAGACCGGCGCTCCCGTGATCGACCACGAGTACCAGGGCTGGAGCTGGGCGGACCCGCAGCGGCCGCACGCCTACTCCACCTCCTTCTTCCCGCTGATCAGCGACGAGGACGCCATCACCGGCGTGTGCTACATGGTCATGGACGTCACCGACCGGTGGAACGCCCAGCACCGCCTGGCCCTGATCAACGACGCGGGCGCACGGATCGGCAGCACCCTGGACGTGACGCGCACGGCCCAGGAACTCGCGGACTTCGCGGTACCGCGTTTCGCCGACTTCGTCGTGGTCGACCTGCTCGAGCCGGTGCTCAGCGCGCAGGAGCCGCCGCCCTGGCCCCCTGGCGCCAGGCCCGTGATGCGCAGAGCCGGTCTGCGGTCGGTGCGGGAGGGCTGCCCGGAGGCGGTCGCCAGGGTCGGGGACCGGGTCGACTTCGTGCCTCCTCCGCACGACGCCCGCTACCTGGTCGAGGGCGACGCCGTGCTGATCCCGGTCCTGGACCCCGACGACGACGCCTGGGCGGTGGAGCAGCCGGCGCGGGTCGAGTCCATCCGGCGGTTCGGCCTGCACTCCCTCGTCTCCGTGCCCCTGCGGGCGCGCGAGTCGGTGCTGGGCCTGGTCACGTTCATCAGGTCGCAGAACCCGACGTCCTTCGAACCCGACGATCTGCTGCTGGCCCGGGACCTGGCGGGACGGGCGGCCCTGTGCGTGGACAACGCCCGCCGCTACTCGCGCGAGCACATCACGGCCCTGACACTCCAGCGCAACCTGCTCCCGCACGCCCTGGCCCGCGGGACCGTTCTGGAGATGGCCTCCGCCTACCTTCCCGCGGACGCGAGGGACGGGGTCGGCGGTGACTGGTTCGACGCCATACCGCTGTCCGGTGCCCGCGTGGCCCTCGTCGTCGGCGACGTGGTGGGGCACGGGATCACCGCCGCCGCGACGATGGGCCGCCTGAGCACCGCCGTGCACACACTCGCCGACATGGACCTGCCTCCCGACGAGGTGCTGGCCCACCTGGACGATCTGGTGATGCGCCTGGCCGAGGAGGACCCGGCGGACCAGGCGACGGCCACGGCCGTTCTGGGGGCCACCTGCCTGTACGCCGTCTACGATCCCGTCACCCGGCGCTGTGCGATGGCACGCGCCGGGCACCCGCCGCCGATCGTGGTATCACCCGACGGCAGCGTAGCCTTCCCCGACCTTCCGGCCGGCCCGCCTCTCGGGCTGGGCGGGCTCCCCTTCGAGGCGGCGGAGCTGGACCTGCCCGAGGGCAGCCTGCTCGGCCTCTACACCGACGGCCTCATCCAGGTGGCCGGCCAGGACCCCGACCTCGGCCTGTCCCGGCTCGGCCACGCCCTGGCCGAGCCGGGGCTCCCGCTCGACGACCTCTGCGCGCGGACCGTCGAACGGCTCCTCACGGGACCGCACAGGGATGACGCCGCCCTGCTGCTCGCCCGTACGCACGCCCTGAGGCCGGATCAGATCGCCTCATGGGCCGTACCGTCCGACCCGGCCGCCGTGGCGGACGCCCGCGCCCTGGCCTGCGGACAGCTGGAGGAGTGGGGGCTCGGCGAGCTGGCGATGACGACCGAGCTGATCGTCAGCGAGCTGGTCACCAACGCCATCCGCTACGGGACCGGGCCGATCCGGCTCCGACTGCTGCGGCAGTCCGCACTCATCTGCGAGGTCTCCGACGCCAGCAGCACCTCGCCCCGGCTGCGGCACGCCCGCACCACCGACGAGGGCGGACGCGGCCTGTTCCTGGTCGCCCAGCTCACCCACCGATGGGGCACGCGGTACACCCGGGACGGCAAGATCATCTGGGCCGAGCAGAGCGTCCCGGCCGGGACCGCCGGCCCCGGGGCGAGCTGACCAGGGGTGCGCTCCACACCACCGGTCGCGCCACCGCCCGTGTGAGCACCCCGAAGACGAACGGACACCGTTCAGAAGACGATGGTCACGAACTCCGTGTCGGCCGTGTTGCGCACCACCACCGAGGCCACGTCCTGCGGGGCGACGTCGGCGAACCCGCCGGGGCGGCTGCCCGCGGACGCGCTCTCGGCGGAGACCGTCCAGGCGGCCGCGACCTCGGCCCGGCCGTCCGCGGTGACGACGACCACCTCGCACTCCTCACCCTCCGGGATGCCGGTGATGAACGACTCCAGCCGCAGGCCCGTGGACTCGGGTTCCAGGCGCACCGTGGCGCTCGCCCCGGTGTCCGGGTCCTCCTGCGCGGCGACCACCGTGCCCGACGCCAGACGGGTCACCTCCGCCTGCGGGGGCGCCGCGGGCGCCAGAACCCGCCCGGTGACGACGCCGATCCCGGCGAGCACGACCCCGGCCAGGACGGCGGCCAGGGCCAGGCGCAGGGCGCGGCGGCGGCGCTGAACCGCGCGCTCGGCCCCCGCGCGCTGGATCGTGGCGCGCAGCGGGGCCTGAACCCCCTCAGGAGGCGGCCCGTCCAGGAAGGCCTCCGGAGGCAGCTCGCCCAGGACGCCGCGGACGGCGTCCAACTCGCGCAGCTCGGCCCGGCACTGTTCGCAGCCCGCCAGGTGGGCCTCCACCGCGGCTTCCTCGTGCGCGTCCAGGGCACCCAGGGTGTAGGCGCCCAGCAGTTCGGGGTCATGGGTCCCTGACGTCATCGGGCCATCCCCTTCCCCGGCGACGCGCGGCGGCCGAAGCGGCGGCGCAGCGCCTGAAGTGCGTGGTAGGAGCGCGATTTGACCGTTCCCGGCGGCACCCCCAGCACCCGAGCGGCCTCCGCCACACTGCGCTTGCGGAAATATACCTCGACGAGCACGGCGCGGTGGTCGGCGGAGAGGCTGTCCAGAGCGTCCATCACCACGATCGAGTCCACCACGGAATCGGCGTGATCGTCCTGCGGTGGCTCGGTGCCGGCGGCGGGGGCGACCTCCGCGGGCCGTGCCTGACGGGCCCGGGCACGGTCGATGACGATGTTGCGCGCCACGGTCAGCAGCCAGCCGCGCACCGAGCCCTTGGAATTGGCCAGTACGTCGGGGTTGCGCCAGGCCCGGATGAAGGTCTCCTGGGCGACGTCCTCGGCCGCGGACCGGTCGCCGGTCAGGCGGGCGGCGTAGGCGAGCACCGCCGCGCCGTGCTCGTTGTAGAGCGAACGGATCAGCGCCTCGTCCTCGGCTTCGCGCCGACGGCGCGAGCCCCACAGGGCCATCCGTCCCTCCCCCCTCTGCGTTCGGTGCGGCCCCAGCCTTGCGGACTCGGGTCCCGTGCGCAATCCCCCTTCCGCTCCGGGCGGAGCGTCCGGGCCTCTGGGCGGGTGAGGGGGTCGCTCCCCGCCCAGAGGCCGTGGGATCGCGCGGTGCGCGTGGTCAGTATCCGCTGTCGGAGTCGTCATCGTCAGCGCCGCCATCGCCGGTGCCGGTGCCGTCTCCGGCGATCGCGCCGGTCGGGGTGATCGCGAACCAGACGTCGTTCACGCCGTGGCCGTTGACGTCGCCGGGGGCGCCGTCCTCGGCGTAGCGGTACAGCGCCCATCCGTTCAGGGTCACCTGGTCCAGCCGGTTCTCGCGCTCGACCGAGTCGAACAGGGAGGCGTCGAGGCCGTCGGAGAAGTCGAACTCCGACATGGCCAGGGCCGGGGGCCAGGTCTCGGCGCAGTCGTCGAAGCAGGTCGCCTCGGGCGGGTCGGCGGAGTCCTGCTCGAAGCGGTACAGGGTGAAGCCCTCGTCGTCGACCAGGATCTCCCCCAGTTCGGGGTCCTGCCTCACCTGGAATCCCTGCGGACAGAAGCCCTCGGTCCAGGGCTCGTCCTGGGCCTTGGTACCCGTCGGGCTCACGGCGTACCAGTTCTCCTGCGCGCCCTCGCCGTTGGTGTCGCCGGGGGCCGCGTCGGCCGCGTGGCGGTACAGCGGCCATCCGCCCAGGGTCGCCTGCTCGATGCCGTCCTCACGGTCGATACTGCCCAGCTTCTCGCCGCCCCCGGGCATCGTCATCTCCTGCGCCGCGGCGACCGGGATCCACTCGTCGGTGCAGTCGTCGTAGCACGCCGAGGCCTGCTCCTCCGGGGAGTCCTGGTCGAAGCGGTACAGGGTGTGGCCGGCGGCGTCGGTGACCAGCTCGCCGAGCGTCTCGTGCCCTCGCAGGGCCAGGGCCAGCACGTTGTCGGCGGGGTTGGCGTCCTCGGCGCCGTCCTCCACGGGGGACGACGCCTGCGGCGGTTCGGAGGCGTA
This genomic interval carries:
- a CDS encoding ABC transporter substrate-binding protein, which codes for MHPSHPPVLVALAAGLALTLTACGGGGGAAETEAASTTVTVEHTMDTVDIECAPQKVVTLGQGATDSVLALGVTPVGVVQPWTDDWYEYLPDEVEEATVVGTEIEPDLEAVAALQPDVILGSKLRHEALYDQLSQIAPTVFAETIGVSWKENVSLYADALCLEDKGEEILADYEAHAAEVAETAEAAGSGDIEASMVRFMPDQVRIYLTGFPGSVMRDAGLERPEAQRVEDWEDSEQLIEISEERIPDMDGDVIFVMVSEKWYSDSGSQETEENMATWTSTELWQRLSAVENDAVHEVNESHWNLGGGIGAANAMLDDIEEYLVEQG
- a CDS encoding SpoIIE family protein phosphatase; the encoded protein is MPSTHPGPVPGPPVPSGAAEPVGATNDAAAVIAGSGTVLGWTTGAENLLGYPPTAVLGRSAAPLLAEPGDPARTARIAERCRSGAGWHGLIALRHRDGRRIEVEVRASAAFLLEGRECFLVTGREHKPGWTVGRSVLDGFLTRSPIGMAVLDTDLRYVWLNDTLERFGGVPREQRLGLRLSDVLPGLKADPIEAVMRRVLETGAPVIDHEYQGWSWADPQRPHAYSTSFFPLISDEDAITGVCYMVMDVTDRWNAQHRLALINDAGARIGSTLDVTRTAQELADFAVPRFADFVVVDLLEPVLSAQEPPPWPPGARPVMRRAGLRSVREGCPEAVARVGDRVDFVPPPHDARYLVEGDAVLIPVLDPDDDAWAVEQPARVESIRRFGLHSLVSVPLRARESVLGLVTFIRSQNPTSFEPDDLLLARDLAGRAALCVDNARRYSREHITALTLQRNLLPHALARGTVLEMASAYLPADARDGVGGDWFDAIPLSGARVALVVGDVVGHGITAAATMGRLSTAVHTLADMDLPPDEVLAHLDDLVMRLAEEDPADQATATAVLGATCLYAVYDPVTRRCAMARAGHPPPIVVSPDGSVAFPDLPAGPPLGLGGLPFEAAELDLPEGSLLGLYTDGLIQVAGQDPDLGLSRLGHALAEPGLPLDDLCARTVERLLTGPHRDDAALLLARTHALRPDQIASWAVPSDPAAVADARALACGQLEEWGLGELAMTTELIVSELVTNAIRYGTGPIRLRLLRQSALICEVSDASSTSPRLRHARTTDEGGRGLFLVAQLTHRWGTRYTRDGKIIWAEQSVPAGTAGPGAS
- a CDS encoding zf-HC2 domain-containing protein, encoding MTSGTHDPELLGAYTLGALDAHEEAAVEAHLAGCEQCRAELRELDAVRGVLGELPPEAFLDGPPPEGVQAPLRATIQRAGAERAVQRRRRALRLALAAVLAGVVLAGIGVVTGRVLAPAAPPQAEVTRLASGTVVAAQEDPDTGASATVRLEPESTGLRLESFITGIPEGEECEVVVVTADGRAEVAAAWTVSAESASAGSRPGGFADVAPQDVASVVVRNTADTEFVTIVF
- a CDS encoding sigma-70 family RNA polymerase sigma factor — encoded protein: MALWGSRRRREAEDEALIRSLYNEHGAAVLAYAARLTGDRSAAEDVAQETFIRAWRNPDVLANSKGSVRGWLLTVARNIVIDRARARQARPAEVAPAAGTEPPQDDHADSVVDSIVVMDALDSLSADHRAVLVEVYFRKRSVAEAARVLGVPPGTVKSRSYHALQALRRRFGRRASPGKGMAR